A portion of the Acidisoma sp. PAMC 29798 genome contains these proteins:
- the tnpB gene encoding IS66 family insertion sequence element accessory protein TnpB (TnpB, as the term is used for proteins encoded by IS66 family insertion elements, is considered an accessory protein, since TnpC, encoded by a neighboring gene, is a DDE family transposase.): protein MIGLSGNVPVYLACGVTDMRRGIDGLSAMVKAVMNEAPGSGAVFGFRGKRADRIKLLWWDGQGFCLFYKVLERGYFPWPTAKDGVAHLTQAQMSMLIEGIDWRRPAWTSAPARTG, encoded by the coding sequence ATGATCGGACTTTCTGGGAATGTGCCGGTTTATCTGGCCTGCGGCGTGACCGATATGCGGCGTGGCATTGATGGGCTTTCTGCGATGGTCAAGGCGGTGATGAATGAAGCGCCGGGGTCCGGCGCCGTCTTTGGCTTCCGCGGGAAACGTGCTGATCGGATCAAGCTTTTGTGGTGGGATGGCCAAGGCTTCTGCCTGTTCTACAAGGTTCTTGAGCGTGGATATTTTCCTTGGCCGACGGCTAAAGACGGCGTTGCCCATCTGACGCAGGCTCAGATGTCCATGCTTATTGAAGGGATCGATTGGCGTCGTCCGGCATGGACTTCGGCTCCCGCTCGAACCGGATGA
- the tnpA gene encoding IS66-like element accessory protein TnpA, which translates to MAKVEILTGAERQRRWSTELKLSILQEAFCADGTVSDVARRHDVLPQQIYAWRRKFSRPKLKSPEIASFIPVSLIGASESSSEGSKRSGGRSRCKDVEIVLKNGRLLRIAADMDLEVLSSLVACVEAA; encoded by the coding sequence ATGGCCAAGGTTGAGATCCTGACGGGCGCCGAGCGACAACGTCGATGGTCGACAGAACTGAAGCTTTCGATATTGCAGGAAGCATTTTGCGCAGATGGCACCGTTTCGGATGTTGCGCGCCGGCACGACGTTCTTCCGCAGCAGATATACGCATGGCGAAGGAAGTTCTCGCGGCCCAAATTAAAGTCTCCGGAAATCGCATCGTTTATCCCCGTTTCGCTCATCGGAGCGTCGGAAAGCTCCAGCGAGGGCTCTAAGCGAAGTGGTGGCCGGTCGAGATGCAAAGACGTTGAGATCGTCCTGAAGAATGGTCGCCTACTCAGAATTGCAGCGGACATGGATCTCGAGGTGCTGTCGTCGCTGGTTGCTTGTGTGGAGGCAGCATGA